In one window of Bradyrhizobium sp. AZCC 1721 DNA:
- a CDS encoding amino acid ABC transporter permease, whose product MNYNWNWHIFFEPNPTGAGTYLDMLVAGLLLTIKTALLAWVIALIFGTIIGILRSLPSRTASWIGFGYVEFFRNMPLLVQLFLWFFVLPELLPRGAGLWLKQMPNAPFWTAAIGVGLFMSARVAVQLAAGIASLPRGQKNAATALGLTTAQGYRYVLLPIAFRIILPPLTSEFLNTIKNTSVAITIGLIELTGQARAMQEFSFQVFEAFTAATVMYLAINIVVVTGMRFLERSLAIPGYITGK is encoded by the coding sequence GTGAACTATAACTGGAACTGGCACATCTTTTTCGAGCCGAACCCGACAGGGGCGGGGACCTATCTCGACATGTTGGTGGCGGGACTGCTGCTGACCATCAAGACGGCGCTGCTGGCCTGGGTCATCGCGCTGATTTTCGGCACGATCATCGGTATCCTGCGCTCGCTGCCGTCGAGAACCGCGTCCTGGATCGGCTTTGGCTATGTCGAATTCTTCCGCAACATGCCGCTGCTGGTGCAGCTATTCCTCTGGTTCTTCGTGCTGCCGGAACTACTGCCGCGCGGCGCGGGGCTGTGGCTGAAGCAGATGCCCAATGCGCCGTTCTGGACGGCAGCGATCGGGGTCGGGTTGTTCATGTCGGCGCGTGTCGCCGTGCAATTGGCCGCAGGCATCGCCTCGCTGCCGCGTGGACAGAAGAATGCCGCGACCGCGCTGGGTCTAACCACGGCGCAGGGCTACCGCTACGTGCTGCTGCCGATCGCGTTCCGCATCATCCTGCCGCCCCTCACTTCCGAATTCCTCAACACCATCAAGAATACGTCCGTCGCGATCACCATCGGCCTGATCGAACTGACCGGCCAGGCGCGGGCGATGCAGGAATTCTCGTTCCAGGTGTTCGAGGCCTTCACCGCCGCGACCGTGATGTATCTCGCGATCAACATCGTCGTCGTCACCGGCATGCGCTTCCTTGAACGCAGCCTGGCGATCCCCGGCTATATCACGGGGAAATAG
- a CDS encoding amino acid ABC transporter permease, translating to MFDNLDFDVIRRSLPYLFLDGMSFTLMLTGLSALGGLVFGTLIALMRLSGYKLLGRVAGLYVDFMRSLPLVLVIFWFYFLVPYIGQWLTGASRPIRVGAFTSSLVTFIMFEAAYFSEIMRAGIQSISKGQPAAASALGLTYSQSMRYIVLPQAFRNMLPVLLTQTIVLFQDTSLVYVLSIPDFLGAASKVAQRDGRLVEMYLFAAAVYFVISCVASYGVRRLQARIAIVR from the coding sequence ATGTTCGACAATCTCGATTTCGATGTCATTCGCCGCTCGCTGCCTTACCTGTTCCTCGACGGCATGAGTTTTACGCTGATGCTGACCGGGTTGTCGGCGCTGGGCGGCCTGGTCTTCGGTACGCTGATCGCGCTGATGCGGTTGTCCGGCTACAAGCTGCTCGGCCGCGTCGCCGGGCTCTATGTCGACTTCATGCGCTCGCTGCCGCTGGTGCTGGTGATCTTCTGGTTCTATTTCCTGGTGCCCTATATCGGACAGTGGTTGACGGGGGCGTCGCGGCCCATTCGCGTCGGCGCGTTCACCTCATCGCTCGTCACCTTCATCATGTTCGAGGCGGCGTATTTCTCCGAAATCATGCGCGCCGGCATCCAGTCGATCTCCAAAGGGCAGCCGGCGGCCGCAAGCGCGCTCGGCCTGACCTACAGCCAGTCCATGCGCTACATCGTGTTGCCGCAGGCGTTCCGCAACATGCTGCCGGTGCTGCTCACGCAAACCATCGTACTGTTCCAGGACACCTCGCTGGTCTACGTGCTGTCGATCCCGGATTTCCTCGGCGCCGCCAGCAAGGTGGCGCAGCGCGACGGCCGGCTGGTCGAGATGTATCTGTTCGCGGCCGCGGTCTATTTCGTAATTTCCTGTGTCGCGTCCTATGGCGTCCGGCGCCTGCAGGCACGCATTGCCATTGTTCGGTGA
- a CDS encoding amino acid ABC transporter ATP-binding protein, with the protein MIEISHVNKWYGPSFQVLKDCTTSVAKGEVVVVCGPSGSGKSTLIKCVNALEPFQEGQIILDGIKVNDPKTDLPKLRARVGMVFQHFELFPHLRIIENLCLAQEKVLGRSHDEAMAKGHKLLERVGLTVHANKYPAELSGGQQQRVAIARALAMDPIAMLFDEPTSALDPEMISEVLDVMVDLAHEGMTMMVVTHEMGFASKVAHRVIFMDKGEIVEDALKTDFFGSPRSERAQKFLSKILSH; encoded by the coding sequence ATGATCGAAATCAGCCACGTCAATAAATGGTACGGGCCGAGTTTCCAGGTGCTGAAGGACTGCACCACCAGCGTCGCCAAGGGCGAGGTGGTGGTGGTGTGCGGCCCGTCGGGCTCGGGAAAGTCGACGCTGATCAAATGCGTCAACGCGCTTGAACCGTTTCAGGAAGGCCAGATCATTCTCGACGGCATCAAGGTCAACGATCCCAAGACCGATCTGCCAAAACTGCGCGCGCGCGTCGGCATGGTATTCCAACATTTCGAGCTGTTTCCGCACTTGAGGATCATCGAAAATCTGTGTCTCGCGCAGGAGAAGGTGCTGGGCCGCTCGCATGACGAGGCCATGGCCAAGGGCCACAAGCTGCTCGAGCGTGTCGGGTTGACGGTGCATGCGAATAAATACCCGGCCGAATTGTCCGGCGGCCAGCAGCAGCGCGTTGCGATCGCGCGGGCGCTTGCCATGGACCCGATTGCGATGCTGTTCGACGAGCCGACCTCGGCGCTCGACCCCGAGATGATCAGTGAGGTGCTCGACGTGATGGTCGATCTCGCCCATGAGGGCATGACGATGATGGTCGTCACCCACGAAATGGGCTTTGCCAGCAAGGTCGCGCATCGCGTGATCTTCATGGACAAGGGCGAGATCGTCGAGGACGCGCTGAAGACCGATTTCTTCGGCAGCCCGCGCAGCGAGCGCGCGCAGAAGTTCTTGTCGAAGATCTTGTCGCATTAG
- a CDS encoding D-amino-acid transaminase, with amino-acid sequence MEQIAYVNGSFVPLSEAKVSILDRGFLFADGIYEVAAVLDGKLIDNASHLARLERSVGEIELALPETTARIQEIQKELVARNDLVNGMVYLEVTRGADTGRDFAFPKNVRPTLIMFTSTKDIINAPSAKTGINVITVPDLRWARRDIKSVALLAQVLAKQAAAVAGAGEAWMIEDGKVTEGGSSSCFILTQDDVIVTRQNGSEILPGCTRKAVVALAEERQLRVEERAFSVEEALAAKEAFVTSASVFVQAVVSIDGKKVADGKPGPMTNRLREIYVEFAKATAV; translated from the coding sequence TTGGAACAGATCGCTTACGTCAACGGCTCGTTCGTCCCGCTTTCAGAGGCGAAGGTCTCGATCCTCGACCGCGGATTCCTGTTTGCCGACGGCATCTATGAAGTCGCCGCCGTGCTGGATGGAAAATTGATCGACAACGCCTCGCACCTGGCGCGGCTGGAGCGCTCGGTCGGCGAGATCGAGCTGGCGCTGCCGGAGACGACGGCGCGCATCCAGGAGATCCAGAAGGAGCTGGTCGCGCGCAACGATCTCGTCAACGGCATGGTTTATCTGGAAGTAACGCGCGGCGCTGACACCGGGCGCGATTTTGCGTTTCCGAAGAACGTAAGGCCGACGTTGATCATGTTCACCTCCACCAAGGACATCATCAACGCGCCCTCAGCCAAGACCGGCATCAACGTGATCACGGTGCCGGACCTGCGCTGGGCCCGCCGCGATATCAAGAGCGTCGCGCTGTTGGCGCAAGTGTTGGCCAAGCAGGCTGCGGCAGTGGCCGGCGCCGGCGAGGCCTGGATGATCGAGGATGGCAAGGTGACCGAGGGCGGCTCGTCGTCATGCTTCATCCTCACGCAGGACGACGTAATCGTGACGCGGCAGAACGGCAGCGAGATCCTGCCCGGCTGCACCCGCAAGGCCGTCGTCGCGCTGGCTGAAGAACGCCAGCTCCGCGTCGAGGAGCGGGCATTTTCCGTCGAGGAAGCGCTGGCCGCCAAGGAAGCCTTCGTTACCAGCGCCAGTGTGTTCGTACAGGCCGTGGTGTCGATTGACGGCAAGAAGGTCGCCGACGGCAAGCCCGGCCCGATGACCAACCGCTTGCGCGAGATTTATGTGGAGTTCGCCAAGGCGACGGCGGTGTAG